A genomic region of Chlorobaculum parvum NCIB 8327 contains the following coding sequences:
- a CDS encoding glycosyltransferase family 9 protein gives MLAQEKLGDCVLLTPLIRNLRKRHPDLEIHIIAFSQASAAFFKNDPAVTAIHLAKKNPLQHLKGVRSARFDLLFNTKDHPSTHFLLQSVLIPARFKVGHANPFHKGLYDRLIDMDFHSHMALKNCSLLTVLGIDASTEDCRPSLPAMPVSNEILQLLRQLDGLRPIGVNISAGQPNRYWTEEKWKTLIGSFPDERFVVLSAPDDTDAKQRLEKSCPNAITTPPTRNLYEASCIVAALRLLVTPDTSMVHVASGAGIPIVGLYREAPQDISRFGPYAVPYKLIISDTGQVSDIEPDTVATAMHMLL, from the coding sequence ATCCTCGCCCAGGAGAAACTCGGCGACTGCGTGCTGCTCACCCCGCTCATCCGGAACCTGCGCAAACGGCATCCCGATCTCGAGATCCACATCATCGCTTTCAGCCAGGCATCTGCGGCCTTCTTCAAGAATGATCCAGCAGTCACCGCAATACATCTGGCAAAAAAAAATCCGTTGCAGCACCTGAAAGGGGTTCGCTCTGCACGCTTTGACCTGCTGTTCAACACCAAGGATCACCCGTCGACCCACTTCCTGCTTCAGAGCGTGCTTATCCCTGCCCGGTTCAAGGTCGGCCACGCAAACCCTTTTCATAAAGGGCTGTACGACCGCCTTATCGATATGGATTTTCACAGCCACATGGCGCTCAAAAACTGCTCGTTGCTGACGGTGCTAGGCATCGATGCCAGCACCGAAGATTGCCGCCCATCGTTGCCCGCAATGCCGGTGTCAAACGAGATACTGCAACTGTTGCGTCAGCTGGATGGCCTACGTCCGATCGGCGTCAACATTAGCGCGGGACAGCCCAACCGCTACTGGACTGAGGAGAAGTGGAAAACACTGATCGGAAGTTTTCCAGATGAGCGCTTCGTGGTACTCTCCGCCCCTGACGACACGGATGCAAAACAGCGCCTCGAAAAAAGCTGCCCCAACGCAATCACTACGCCCCCCACCCGCAACCTGTATGAAGCGAGCTGCATCGTAGCTGCACTCCGGTTGCTGGTCACCCCCGACACTTCGATGGTGCATGTAGCTTCTGGCGCTGGCATCCCGATCGTCGGCCTGTACCGGGAAGCCCCCCAGGACATCTCGCGCTTCGGACCTTATGCGGTACCATACAAGCTGATCATCTCGGACACAGGACAGGTCAGCGACATCGAGCCCGATACGGTTGCCACAGCGATGCACATGTTGCTTTAG
- a CDS encoding ATP-grasp fold amidoligase family protein: protein MYYNTFFIKEFFRSANWLIFSARENATKHKKEKKRFLLKTGYHLDLDNPQSLNQKIVWKKLHDRNPLLTITADKYKVRKYVRLVLGDEVANEILVPLLYVGKNPQTIPFEKLPDTYIIKTNHASKTNIFVEPKNPAKKEQIIKRINQWMAKPYGLFAYEWAYQNIPRLFIIEKFLQDGNGASLKDYKFMMINGKCELIQVYSGRENELICSFYNAKWQYQKIQWKNKYGPIIEKPAVLEKMITIAEKLSSPFDFVRVDLYEISNRIYFGELTHYPASGRLEISPKNIDFLLGSKWSQKKNYWKDRKNPSISIYNTLKKNAPSKSELPLHHADKKTAIVNQ from the coding sequence ATGTATTACAACACCTTTTTCATTAAAGAATTTTTCCGTTCAGCAAACTGGCTCATCTTTTCAGCAAGGGAAAACGCCACAAAACACAAAAAAGAAAAAAAGCGTTTTTTATTAAAAACCGGTTATCATCTTGACCTCGACAACCCACAAAGTCTCAACCAGAAAATTGTCTGGAAAAAGCTCCATGACAGAAACCCCTTATTAACCATTACTGCCGACAAGTATAAAGTCAGAAAATACGTTCGTTTAGTATTAGGAGATGAGGTCGCCAACGAAATACTTGTCCCCCTATTGTATGTTGGCAAAAATCCCCAAACAATCCCTTTCGAAAAACTGCCTGATACATATATCATCAAAACAAATCATGCATCAAAAACAAACATTTTTGTCGAACCGAAAAATCCAGCAAAAAAAGAACAGATAATAAAGCGAATCAACCAATGGATGGCAAAACCATATGGACTTTTTGCCTATGAATGGGCTTATCAGAATATCCCAAGGCTATTCATCATAGAAAAATTTCTTCAGGATGGCAATGGCGCTTCGCTGAAAGACTATAAATTCATGATGATTAATGGCAAATGCGAGCTAATTCAAGTTTATAGCGGCCGGGAAAACGAACTCATATGCAGCTTCTATAACGCAAAATGGCAATATCAAAAAATACAATGGAAAAACAAATATGGCCCAATCATTGAAAAGCCAGCAGTGCTTGAAAAAATGATTACCATTGCAGAAAAACTGTCATCACCATTTGATTTCGTAAGAGTTGACCTTTACGAAATCAGCAACAGAATATATTTTGGAGAATTAACCCACTATCCAGCATCAGGCAGACTAGAAATATCACCGAAAAATATCGACTTTCTACTTGGCTCAAAATGGTCGCAGAAAAAGAATTACTGGAAAGACAGAAAAAACCCATCGATTTCAATATACAACACACTAAAAAAGAACGCGCCCAGCAAATCAGAGTTACCACTGCACCATGCAGACAAAAAAACCGCTATAGTGAATCAATAA
- a CDS encoding glycosyltransferase family 9 protein yields MKRENKLKLRQGFARLLQAVSRRKVGRFDGDVRSIAILLPERYGDCILLTKLFAEIRAALPEATIHLIAFRKVSAVFFESDPNVASIFNVKSGFFTWIRYVMNHRFDVLFNPKDSMSISFLLQSLFLRARLKVAHRHDYHERLYDRLIDKDYYDHVTERHSGLFDILGVTVPGRESIRPYVPPLPVSQSLSDFARSIAGKGYIGLNLSSASRLKYWPKENWAEFVRNYPEERFVVFASAKDHEDKLFLERELDNVLPLPPTATLGEVDLVMQELKLLVSPDTSLVHMAACHDLPVVALYRNRRNDWTRFAPLSTNHEIVVSLSDLVGDIGVDAVQQAFRKVYARLEPTNGSIGSR; encoded by the coding sequence ATGAAACGAGAAAATAAATTAAAGCTCCGGCAAGGTTTTGCACGGCTGTTGCAGGCGGTTTCAAGACGCAAGGTTGGCCGGTTTGATGGCGACGTTCGTTCCATTGCTATTCTGCTGCCCGAACGCTATGGCGATTGCATTCTTCTTACGAAGCTGTTTGCTGAAATCCGTGCAGCGCTTCCCGAAGCCACAATTCATCTGATCGCCTTCAGAAAAGTTTCAGCCGTTTTTTTCGAGTCCGATCCGAATGTCGCTTCCATTTTCAATGTCAAGAGCGGTTTCTTCACCTGGATTCGGTACGTGATGAATCACCGTTTTGACGTGTTGTTCAATCCGAAAGATTCCATGTCGATCAGCTTTCTGCTGCAGAGCCTCTTTCTGCGCGCCCGCCTGAAGGTGGCTCACCGGCATGACTATCACGAACGGCTTTACGACCGCCTGATCGACAAAGACTATTATGACCATGTGACGGAGCGGCACTCCGGGCTTTTCGATATTCTTGGCGTCACTGTGCCTGGCAGGGAGTCGATCAGGCCATATGTGCCGCCACTTCCCGTGAGCCAGTCACTTAGCGATTTTGCGCGTTCGATAGCCGGGAAGGGTTACATCGGGCTCAACCTGAGCTCAGCAAGCCGACTGAAATACTGGCCGAAAGAGAACTGGGCCGAGTTTGTCCGGAATTATCCCGAAGAGCGTTTTGTCGTGTTCGCTTCCGCGAAGGATCACGAAGATAAGCTGTTTCTTGAGCGGGAACTGGACAACGTTCTGCCGTTGCCGCCTACCGCGACGCTCGGTGAGGTCGATCTTGTTATGCAGGAGCTGAAGCTGCTGGTGTCGCCCGACACTTCTTTGGTGCATATGGCTGCGTGTCACGACCTCCCGGTCGTGGCGCTTTACCGCAATCGCCGCAATGACTGGACACGGTTTGCTCCACTGAGCACGAATCACGAGATCGTCGTATCCTTGTCGGATCTGGTTGGGGATATCGGGGTCGATGCGGTTCAGCAGGCTTTCCGAAAAGTCTATGCCCGATTG